Proteins from a genomic interval of Neodiprion lecontei isolate iyNeoLeco1 chromosome 2, iyNeoLeco1.1, whole genome shotgun sequence:
- the LOC107227552 gene encoding juvenile hormone esterase-like isoform X2, translating into MVLQVTVKCVLFTILSSLLFFGTSYGEPEVTILQGNLLGTTMTTRNNRSISAFLGIPYGQPPIGNLRFANPVAAGAWNGTLNATRDGSVCPQALGSISGSEDCLYLNVYTPQLPVNTSTLLPVMVWIHGGAFLHGSSSSATFSPDYLLDSDIVLALPNYRIGALGFLSTGNEVAAGNWGLKDQILALKWVQNNIEYFGGDPDQVTLFGQSAGSASVHLLSLSKAAEGLFHRYITQSGSALSTWAHLPSAGYASRAFQLGGYVDCDNDTSSALIECLRTVNASDIVASASQFYVWESVPLFVWGPTDEPDIEGAVLTDSPTNLFATGEFCDLPWMTGIVRDEGILMTGALYSDDEKFYDFLDNFDLVLPEMLIWNYQTDSGAAWVKAVKNFYFNDDFTTNSTELLTNLIRLVGDANFIYPTLDGLQQQLPLAVNPQYFYLFNYRGTYSLAAGIPDAVMHTDDVIYLFPLRSILGGDNLTNTDFEMVDNMVQLWTSFAINGTPTVLASEENVTYTEYTTMDNYLRIGNQSEVTLSMEYSLFKERMEFWANLVHAEASAATLRNTSAGTLAPQLICSKLI; encoded by the exons ATGGTGCTGCAAGTGACGGTGAAATGTGTCCTCTTTACAATCTTGTcaagtttattatttttcggtaCAAGTTATGGTGAGCCAGAAGTTACGATTCTTCAGGGTAACCTGCTGGGCACGACTATGACCACCAGAAACAATCGAAGCATTTCCGCTTTCCTCGGGATTCCGTATGGCCAGCCACCGATTGGAAATCTCAG ATTCGCGAACCCCGTGGCAGCCGGAGCTTGGAACGGGACTCTGAATGCCACTAGAGATGGAAGCGTATGTCCCCAGGCGTTAGGCAGCATATCAGGCAGCGAGGATTGTCTGTACCTCAACGTTTACACGCCACAG CTTCCGGTGAACACAAGCACTCTGCTTCCAGTGATGGTTTGGATCCATGGAGGAGCTTTTTTACACGGCAGTTCAAGCTCTGCCACTTTCTCGCCAGACTACCTTTTGGATTCTGATATCGTGCTCGCCCTGCCGAACTATCGGATCGGGGCTTTAGGATTTCTGAGTACTGGCAACGAAGTGGCGGCTGGGAATTGGGGGCTGAAGGACCAAATCCTGGCTCTCAAGTGGGTGCAAAACAACATCGAATACTTTGGCGGTGATCCTGATCAAGTCACACTTTTTGGACAAAGTGCTGGAAGCGCTTCCGTTCATCTCTTGTCACTCTCGAAAGCGGCGGAAG GACTATTCCACAGATACATAACACAGAGTGGATCGGCTCTGTCGACTTGGGCCCATTTGCCCAGTGCAGGATACGCAAGCCGTGCTTTTCAGCTCGGTGGCTACGTTGACTGTGACAACGACACCTCGAGTGCCTTGATCGAGTGTTTGCGAACCGTGAATGCTTCGGATATCGTCGCCTCAGCCTCACAATTCTACGTGTGGGAGTCGGTCCCACTTTTTGTGTGGGGCCCGACTGACGAGCCAGACATCGAAGGCGCGGTGCTCACCGATAGTCCTACGAACTTGTTTGCGACGGGCGAATTCTGCGATTTGCCTTGGATGACAGGAATCGTCCGAGACGAAGGGATCTTGATGACCGGAG CGTTGTATAGCGACGATGAAAAGTTTTATGACTTTTTGGATAACTTCGATCTTGTGCTGCCCGAGATGTTGATCTGGAATTATCAGACAGACTCAGGAGCCGCTTGGGTCAAGGCTGTGAAGaacttttatttcaacgaCGATTTTACAACAAACTCGACTGAG CTGCTCACGAACCTAATTCGTCTTGTTGGCGACGCTAACTTCATCTATCCAACCTTGGACGGACTCCAACAGCAGCTTCCTCTGGCTGTGAATCCCCAGTACTTTTACTTGTTCAATTATCGAGGGACCTACAGCCTCGCTGCGGGAATACCCGACGCCGTTATGCACACCGACGATGTCATCTACCTCTTTCCACTGAGGTCGATCCTGGGAGGTGATAATTTGACCAACACTGATTTCGAAATGGTGGACAACATGGTGCAACTCTGGACATCATTCGCGATCAATGG GACACCAACGGTCTTGGCTTCTGAGGAAAATGTCACATACACTGAATACACGACGATGGACAATTATCTACGAATAGGCAACCAGTCTGAAGTTACACTGTCGATGGAGTACTCTCTTTTTAAAGAGCGCATGGAGTTTTGGGCGAATTTGGTCCATGCCGAAGCGTCTGCAGCTACCTTGAGGAACACCTCGGCCGGAACCTTGGCCCCTCAACTTATCTGCTCAAAGCTCATATAA
- the LOC107227552 gene encoding juvenile hormone esterase-like isoform X3 has translation MVLRVTVKCVLFTILSSLLFFGTSYGEPEVTILQGNLLGTTITTRNNRSISAFLGIPYGQPPIGNLRFANPVAAGAWNGTLNATADGNECPQAFGSKLGSEDCLYLNVYTPQLPVNTSTLLPVMIFIHGGAFVLGSSSSATFSPDYLLDSGIVLALPNYRIGALGFLSTGNEVAAGNWGLKDQILALKWVQNNIEYFGGDPDQVTLFGQSAGSASVHVLSLSKAAEGLFHRYITQSGSALSTWAHLPSAGYASRAFQLGGYVDCDNDTSSALIECLRTVNASDIVASASQFYVWESVPLFVWGPTDEPDIEGAVLTDSPTNLFATGEFCDLPWMTGIVRDEGILMTGALYSDDEKFYDFLDNFDLVLPEMLIWNYQTDSGAAWVKAVKNFYFNDDFTTNSTELLTNLIRLVGDANFIYPTLDGLQQQLPLAVNPQYFYLFNYRGTYSLAAGIPDAVMHTDDVIYLFPLRSILGGDNLTNTDFEMVDNMVQLWTSFAINGTPTVLASEENVTYTEYTTMDNYLRIGNQSEVTLSMEYSLFKERMEFWANLVHAEASAATLRNTSAGTLAPQLICSKLI, from the exons ATGGTGTTGCGAGTGACGGTGAAATGTGTCCTCTTTACAATCTTGTcaagtttattatttttcggtaCAAGTTATGGTGAGCCTGAAGTGACGATTCTTCAGGGTAACCTGCTGGGCACGACTATCACCACTAGAAACAATCGGAGCATTTCCGCTTTCCTCGGGATTCCGTACGGCCAGCCACCGATTGGAAATCTCAG ATTCGCGAACCCCGTGGCAGCCGGAGCTTGGAACGGGACTCTAAATGCCACTGCAGATGGAAACGAATGTCCCCAGGCATTTGGTAGCAAATTGGGCAGCGAAGATTGTCTGTACCTCAACGTTTACACGCCACAG CTTCCGGTAAACACAAGCACTCTGCTTCCGGTAATGATTTTCATCCATGGAGGAGCTTTTGTACTCGGCAGTTCAAGCTCTGCCACTTTTTCGCCAGACTACCTTTTGGATTCTGGTATCGTGCTCGCCCTGCCGAACTATCGGATCGGGGCTTTAGGATTTCTGAGTACTGGCAACGAAGTGGCGGCTGGGAATTGGGGGCTGAAGGACCAGATCCTGGCTCTCAAGTGGGTGCAAAACAACATCGAATACTTTGGCGGTGATCCTGATCAAGTCACACTTTTTGGACAAAGTGCTGGAAGCGCTTCCGTTCATGTTTTGTCACTCTCGAAAGCGGCGGAAG GACTATTCCACAGATACATAACACAGAGTGGATCGGCTCTGTCGACTTGGGCCCATTTGCCCAGTGCAGGATACGCAAGCCGTGCTTTTCAGCTCGGTGGCTACGTTGACTGTGACAACGACACCTCGAGTGCCTTGATCGAGTGTTTGCGAACCGTGAATGCTTCGGATATCGTCGCCTCAGCCTCACAATTCTACGTGTGGGAGTCGGTCCCACTTTTTGTGTGGGGCCCGACTGACGAGCCAGACATCGAAGGCGCGGTGCTCACCGATAGTCCTACGAACTTGTTTGCGACGGGCGAATTCTGCGATTTGCCTTGGATGACAGGAATCGTCCGAGACGAAGGGATCTTGATGACCGGAG CGTTGTATAGCGACGATGAAAAGTTTTATGACTTTTTGGATAACTTCGATCTTGTGCTGCCCGAGATGTTGATCTGGAATTATCAGACAGACTCAGGAGCCGCTTGGGTCAAGGCTGTGAAGaacttttatttcaacgaCGATTTTACAACAAACTCGACTGAG CTGCTCACGAACCTAATTCGTCTTGTTGGCGACGCTAACTTCATCTATCCAACCTTGGACGGACTCCAACAGCAGCTTCCTCTGGCTGTGAATCCCCAGTACTTTTACTTGTTCAATTATCGAGGGACCTACAGCCTCGCTGCGGGAATACCCGACGCCGTTATGCACACCGACGATGTCATCTACCTCTTTCCACTGAGGTCGATCCTGGGAGGTGATAATTTGACCAACACTGATTTCGAAATGGTGGACAACATGGTGCAACTCTGGACATCATTCGCGATCAATGG GACACCAACGGTCTTGGCTTCTGAGGAAAATGTCACATACACTGAATACACGACGATGGACAATTATCTACGAATAGGCAACCAGTCTGAAGTTACACTGTCGATGGAGTACTCTCTTTTTAAAGAGCGCATGGAGTTTTGGGCGAATTTGGTCCATGCCGAAGCGTCTGCAGCTACCTTGAGGAACACCTCGGCCGGAACCTTGGCCCCTCAACTTATCTGCTCAAAGCTCATATAA
- the LOC107227552 gene encoding juvenile hormone esterase-like isoform X1 — translation MVLQVTVKCVLFTILSSLLFFGTSYGEPEVTILQGNLLGTTMTTRNNRSISAFLGIPYGQPPIGNLRFANPVAAGAWNGTLNATRDGSVCPQALGSISGSEDCLYLNVYTPQLPVNTSTLLPVMVWIHGGAFLHGSSSSATFSPDYLLDSDIVLALPNYRIGALGFLSTGNEVAAGNWGLKDQILALKWVQNNIEYFGGDPDQVTLFGQSAGSASVHLLSLSKAAEGLFHRYITQSGSALSTWAHLPRAGYASRAFQLGGYVGCDNDTSSALIECLRTVNASDIVASASQFYVWESVPVVVWGPTDEPDIEGAVLTDSPTNLFAKGEFCDLPWMTGIVRDEGILMTGTFYSDDEMFYDFLDNFDLVLPEMLTWNYQTDSGAAWVKAVKTFYFNDDFTTNSSELLTNLTRLVGDAIFIYPTLDGLQQQLPLAVNPQYFYLFNYRGTYSLDAAVPDAVVHTDDVIYLFPLRSILGGNNLTDTDFEMVDNMVQLWTSFAINGTPTVLASEENVTWTEYSTMDNYLRIGNQSEVTLSMEYSLFKERMEFWASLVHAEASTATLTNTSTGILVLLFICSKLI, via the exons ATGGTGCTGCAAGTGACGGTGAAATGTGTCCTCTTTACAATCTTGTcaagtttattatttttcggtaCAAGTTATGGTGAGCCAGAAGTTACGATTCTTCAGGGTAACCTGCTGGGCACGACTATGACCACCAGAAACAATCGAAGCATTTCCGCTTTCCTCGGGATTCCGTATGGCCAGCCACCGATTGGAAATCTCAG ATTCGCGAACCCCGTGGCAGCCGGAGCTTGGAACGGGACTCTGAATGCCACTAGAGATGGAAGCGTATGTCCCCAGGCGTTAGGCAGCATATCAGGCAGCGAGGATTGTCTGTACCTCAACGTTTACACGCCACAG CTTCCGGTGAACACAAGCACTCTGCTTCCAGTGATGGTTTGGATCCATGGAGGAGCTTTTTTACACGGCAGTTCAAGCTCTGCCACTTTCTCGCCAGACTACCTTTTGGATTCTGATATCGTGCTCGCCCTGCCGAACTATCGGATCGGGGCTTTAGGATTTCTGAGTACTGGCAACGAAGTGGCGGCTGGGAATTGGGGGCTGAAGGACCAAATCCTGGCTCTCAAGTGGGTGCAAAACAACATCGAATACTTTGGCGGTGATCCTGATCAAGTCACACTTTTTGGACAAAGTGCTGGAAGCGCTTCCGTTCATCTCTTGTCACTCTCGAAAGCGGCGGAAG GACTGTTTCACAGATACATAACACAGAGTGGATCGGCTCTGTCGACTTGGGCCCATTTGCCCAGAGCAGGATACGCAAGTCGTGCTTTTCAGCTCGGTGGCTACGTTGGCTGTGACAACGACACCTCGAGTGCCTTGATCGAGTGTTTGCGGACCGTGAATGCCTCGGATATCGTCGCCTCAGCCTCACAATTCTACGTGTGGGAGTCGGTCCCAGTTGTTGTGTGGGGCCCGACTGACGAACCAGACATAGAAGGCGCGGTGCTCACCGACAGTCCTACGAACTTGTTTGCGAAGGGTGAATTCTGCGATTTGCCTTGGATGACAGGAATCGTCCGAGACGAAGGGATCTTGATGACCGGAA CGTTCTATAGCGACGATGAAATGTTTTATGACTTTTTGGATAACTTCGATCTTGTGCTGCCCGAGATGTTGACCTGGAATTATCAGACAGATTCAGGAGCCGCTTGGGTCAAGGCTGTGAAGACGTTTTATTTCAACGACGATTTTACAACAAACTCATCTGAG CTGCTCACGAACCTAACTCGTCTTGTTGGCGACGCTATCTTCATCTATCCAACCTTGGACGGACTCCAACAGCAGCTTCCTCTGGCTGTGAATCCCCAGTATTTTTACTTGTTCAATTATCGAGGTACCTACAGCCTCGATGCGGCAGTACCCGACGCCGTCGTGCACACCGACGATGTCATCTACCTCTTTCCACTGAGGTCGATCCTGGGAGGTAATAATTTGACCGACACTGATTTCGAAATGGTGGACAACATGGTGCAACTCTGGACATCATTCGCGATCAATGG GACACCAACGGTTTTGGCTTCTGAAGAAAACGTCACATGGACTGAATACTCGACGATGGACAATTATCTACGAATAGGCAACCAGTCTGAAGTTACACTGTCGATGGAGTACTCTCTTTTTAAAGAGCGCATGGAGTTTTGGGCTAGTTTGGTTCATGCCGAAGCATCTACAGCTACCTTGACGAATACCTCGACCGGGATCTTggttcttttatttatttgctcaAAGCTCATATAG